Part of the Henckelia pumila isolate YLH828 chromosome 2, ASM3356847v2, whole genome shotgun sequence genome is shown below.
TTCCAAAACCAATTCAAATACTCAAATCTCAATATACAACATGCATTATAACCATCAATCTAACATCatacaatacatgaagttctaagGTTGATCATATACTCGGAAAgttagaacatgcatcggttctaggttCTACTATTCAAAATACATTACAAGATACAAAAGTTCGAAAACACAATTCGACTCTAAAACCAAgacctcacttctatcattcccaactcgatctagtcatgatGCCTCTGACTTGAACCTatcccacctgttgtcaagcacacatacaaaaaaagacaacagccggattaCTTTGGTGAGAATAAAATTCCCATTAAAAGAAACAAAATAGGTAACTGCTTAATTCGGTATTTattagcaagtgcactaggtcaagtaatagtaaagtggacagagagtccaagtatcgatcccacagggactgttgtcaattctcaagaattaattattttacttaatttagacaaaatcataaaaagcactttgatttgaataaaataagaatttaaaataaaaatcgctgaagaaataagaattaaaatagttgaaaagaaaatttaattaaaacgagacaaccaagatacTCGCaagtaccgaacaaatcatgtaacatgtagtcgattcatgactcagatttaatcttaaattacggaaattatcctatcttgttcaaaggtctatttatagaacaatcaaacctattcaaatattgacggattaatctttcgtaattctaatcaaattttaatgcattaaatatcTGTGAAAatttcagtttacacctaaaccgcacactgaaatcgaattccatttctagtcgattttagcATGTGTTggttatcaaagtgatcaaaatcaatacctcatcTGTCGACTTAGAATCAATTAACATTCAAACAAACatttgatcaggctattcacaagacaaatataaatctgacagtcaataaaataaaatcaagttgaaaaattccaaataaacatccaagttttctacatatatttgtccggcccaatcacgccgtcttggttgaataaaaactactcaataattgaagacaataattaaacaaaaattaagaaaaaagaacagaagaaaaaaaaaagagaaatcttctctcccaagcctgtaGCCGTCTCCCTCTGTGTTGTGCACGATCTAGAACCCTTCATCTGATGATAAAAAGCCTATTTATACGCCACAAATCTTCAAAATATTGCATCCTTCaataatttttccaaaaataaaaggTCTGCACcccgtctcgctcgagcgggctcaagatgcgctcgagcgagagatcttctgtattatttttttcttgtcCGTAATTCTCGCTCGAATAGGCTCAAGGGGCACTCGAGCGATCTGTTTTAGGTCCCAATTCTGAAAATTTCGCGATATGAACGGACCCCATGCCAGGTCCGTTCCTGGGTCCGTGTATGTGTtgcgcgcagttttcttgaaaaaatcatatctcgagttctagtcgtcggatcgagctgaaatttggacaacagcttcaaaacatcttgaaattcattttgaacagtaaatattggatttggatcaatctaaaattaaaaatgaatttttgaccaaagctgctccgtaattcattcttcaaaaatcaattttcctaAAAAATTAATCCGGAAagtgaaatgcacacatatgcaataaaaaaacataaaaacacataaaaaatatgaatgcacacaaaataaacataaaaatataacgaaataattcataaaaaatgCACTCATTACAagaaatatcaattaatataacaaaacataatatatcaacaacCAGACATGTAATTTCACGTagtatatcaacaacatgaataaaaataactcaattcaaatgcaatAAATGTAATGCATGTCATCGGGGTTAAAGATTATCTAACtcggataatcaaaaagaaTTTCGTTTcgtcgattgggatcccgagcCAAGATATATCATcgcaactcaccgactctcccgatcgaggtgaatGTGGTATATcttgctcctctagactttggagcaATTATAGGGAGTTGGTCGGGTCATTGGAGTTAAACTCGACTATCAATGCTCCTCAACTATAATCCCCAAATCGTCTAATTCGATATATAATCAAGtaatttggctcaagatgaatgcatataaaATTCGAAATACATTCAGTGATTCAAATAAAACCATgaaatcaatcaaaacaaataatcatgcatgtatgtgacttagagactcgagaatcaatcaaaactcgagtattcatcccTTTCGATTCGATGTTGACTTTTACCTTTATTCGATTCGATGTCGCTTCCAATCTGGACAAGCTACATGAACGAGAGTTCtaatcaaaactcattcaatcGTAATTCAACGATTAAGTAAACTTGTTGCTAATTCTCGATCAAATCTTCTACGATTCGAATTCCACGAATTCTGAGCTCAATCGTCTTCAGTCCAATCTGTACAAAGATAAAAAGAGCTCAATATCAATAGATCCAATACAAATCAattccaaaactcaatcaaattcccaaaatccaaaaatctcaaaccgaAGGCATAACGGATGTATATCGACTAACCGAAAATCAACAACTCAACAAATCAATACAATTCAACTCCTAACTTCAATAATCcaacaaaacaattcaaaacccAACAAAATCTATAACCTCATTTTCGAATTAGCTTCCAAAATTCATTACAAATCCGAACATCGTTCATTTTCCGATCCGACTTCGAAAAAACAATACATGCTAGGTCAAGAacgatatatccaaaaatcatcaaattctaaTGGCATCAAAAAATTGACGTATAATCGATCGAAGATAAACTTACAATAGAACGAAACTCTCGTAGtcgtgatcgcgaatataccTTCGGATTTAATTTCAATATGACGGATCGTGCAAGAACTGAAATCAGAAATCTTGGAGGAAACGTTTTGCTCTTCAATGGATGTGTCGGCCTAGAGGAGAAGAAGGAGGAGAGGAATGAAGACTTAGTCAACAATAAAGTgcaagataatatattaaatcccattttttcatttgatccctgaattcttcaaaaattgcaattcagtccctgatcaaatatcGATTCAAACCTCGGATTTCataatatctgattatcaagATTAATCTCCTATAATCTCGATTAGGATAATTTTGGGACGTTATAGATATAATATGATATGAGATGATATGCTAGGTTCAAATATTTCTATATTACCGCacacaaaaaaacaattttttcagACGAGAATTCACACAGCATCCAAAGAAGAATCATGTTTAGGAATTCGAAGGTTTCTGAAGAAAGTTTTTGTAGCCGACCGTTGCTACTGTCCCCGTATTTAGACCTGGCCACGGGCCGGTTCCGGATCGGAACcgccgggtccgggttggtattttaccaacccttaaccggCCTGCCCTTGGCCGGTTCCAGTCCGGGTTGGGGAACCGGTGGTTCTGGTCTGGGTCCGGTTAACCGTCGGTTCCGGGTCCGGGTCAAcccttataattttaaaaaaaaatttgcgcCATTTTAAATGCGCAGGCGTGGCGCGTCCGCGCCTATACCTGCGCGGCCGCGCGGCTGCTACGCATTATTTTATGCGAAGCGGCCGCGTCGCTCAAGGAGCGGGCGCGCCAATGCTGCGCAGCAGCCACGTGGCCGCCCAAATGAGAGGCACGGGCGCGTCTCCAAGGCGCTAAGCTTATTTTTgctcttcaaattttttttaatattttttgtaagactattatttaaataaacttACTCAAATAGTTCATAtctataataaatatatattacatttattaaataaatatatattagaatttcaatatCAATTACATTTTATTCTGCTTCACTCGCATTTTCTCCTGTCGTAGTTCCGGATGTATCTTCGGTATCATCTTGGTCTTCTTCAAcactttgaatatgttgtgttcgagtagcggttgaccaatcattgagcaAACATTGGTATTCCAAATTTTCCGGCCTTAAGCTAGAACGTCTCTCGTCCAATGTATTTCCTCCAATACTAAATGTTTTCTCCACTGCAACTGTTGAAACCGGACAagctagaatttcttttgccattatagccaaaattggatatatttgtgttttttgcgaccaccatctcaaaatgtcgaagttttcctcatctgtatcactaaaatcaaaagtagtggtaaaataattctcaagttactgactggaacttgaggatcctcgtggacgttttgtccgttcccttaataaaaattgtgctTTAGTAAGTTTAGAAGTAACATTACTAGTTGCAGTGGATTGTGTTTTATGTGTAATAATttgtccaccatatttgatgttgtattcattataaatatcaagtaaatgacttttaatattaaacaaaataaatgagatagaaggaatcgtttttgcaataggctccaaagattcataatataatgttaacatgtcgcttaagccatctaatttaagtctaggatctaaaaaaaaagaacataaaaaaatttcaggaatgagcaaaaaatatttttttcattttgctTTCATGACGAGAATGCATTGAGATAAAGCACTATCATTAGAtttaacatgttcatgaaaaatacaagcaatgtTGCAACAATGTATTAAAACTAAATGTAAAGTAGGATAATAAACACCATATAATTGGTcactagcatcattaaaaacttttaaaatttcacaaatactagtgcatatgttccattgatttgaaaataaataaatatcacgagcttgaacaaattgacgaaaaaatgtacataataaatctttatattcaaaagatgataataacaatttatataTTGAATTCCAACGAGTTGGAACATCTCGTGCAAACCGCTTAGGCTTCATACCATTTACTCTACAAAATTTTTCCCATTGCTTTATAACTTGAAGATGCGTtcataaataatgaatagcgttcctaattggttgaatatgtATGCCTAAGATTTTTAGCCCATCTTGAAcatacaaatttaaaatatgacatgtgcatctaatatgaaaaaatttgccacctagtgatggtttacatatttcaataagctcactaatactAGAAGTAATTGCACTAGtattatcaaaagacattgaaaaaactttggtagttagaccaaattcttctaaaataacaaatataagttgAGAAATATTTTGTGTTGTCTATGATTCGTTAaaacatctatatgcaagcaaccttttttgaatgttccaattattatcaatccaatgacatgtaatacccatatgtgaacaactttgccaatgatcactccaaatatcggaacacaaagaaactttattattcaaactataaaatttcttaattaaTTCTTTATTTTGATAGACAACTAACTTTTTCATTATGCgtttgagactatttcttggaatacgtctaatagaaggatttgcacttgtagaaagccaattttcaaaaaataatttatcgctaaaactaaaagaaagttTTTCAACCGCACAAAATTTAGCCGTTTCTTCTCTAAATTTAGCtttgttatatttaaatagttgagattcattacccgattgagaagagaatgccggaatttgagtttgagcacgatCCATCCCAATTTCCaccggatgatttttctcgatatgccgcgtcaaagttccataaccacctccttgtttaaatttgtaacattttgaacaatatttgcatttggcttGCAAATCACCGGAGGGAAGTGTCACCTTGTCGAAATGTTTGGTGAAGATATTGGATGTCGGGCGAGGCACTGTCGAGTTTGTCTTTGATAGGCCGTCGGATCGttcatactttcttgacttgcattatgacgtggtggtggtggttgttcaacttcttgtctttgttgcgcctcttgccgaatttcttgaatttcatcatcggaatattcaagatcaaagCCATCGACACTGAATTGAGGATACTCGACCTCGGGTGGTATGAtgctcttttccttttcttttcctttttcacCCTTACGACTTGATCTCGCTCCGgacatttgtaattgtataaataagaaaataaatcaacaattgacaataaaccaataatcaaaacttgatatttttgataattcaagaaattaaaaggaattgagaatgaagaaaatgaagagagaattgtgtaaacaaaataaatgggggttgggggtatttatagataaaagtagtttttttttttaagaaaaaaaaaattcgaccGACCCGCCGGGTCGGCCGGATCTCAACGGCCACGATTGAGAGCTCCAACAGCCACTTGCTAGTGGCCGTTGGATGCGCGCCACGTGTCCAACCCGGCAAGTCAGACCCGTTTAACCGGCGGGTACAACCCGGCGGGTTGCCGATTTTCCAAAGGAAAAACCGGGACCGGACCGGACATTTGCGGGTCCGGTCCCCGTTTTGGGTCCAGCCCGTTGACCCGGTTAACCGGCCCGTTGACCACGGACCGATTCCGGGTCGGGTCCGGGTCAAAATCGTcccttggccaggtctaccCGTATTGCCGTGAATGTTGAAGACATCGGAGACAACACTTAGTGCATAGTCTTTTTTGacgatatttttttttcaaatttgacATACGGGAGTTGCgtctgatttatttatgtttctaAGTGTTTAAGATGCAATTTGGTTTCTCAACTTATTGAGAAAAATAGTATTTAAtgttttttgtaaaaatcaCTATTATTGATTTGTAAAACTGATTTACGTTTTCTAGTTATTATTTGGCTCTAAGACACCCGCACAAGCACTGGCGGAGCCAGCCTTGGCCCAGTGTGGGCTTTTGCCTACACTGGGCCCAAAAAATAaagcatgtatatatgtatgtatatatatataatatttttttatcaaaattataaaatttgtaTTTACTATTATTACATGCTCAGATATCTAtgcaaaatcaaaaaaatatcaattttttttctttcataatTTTTACTCAAATTTTTACCTGTTTTTATTACCTAGATATGCAATCAATAACTATAATATTTTCTCTTCTTGAAAGCGTTTTACGGTATTTTTACctttctaaaatatttttttggagtaaatattcaaaaataaaaaattaaagtttgtagaaaaaaaaatataaaattttgataacaaaaatgatatataatataatatattttttataaattatataattaaaaaaatgtttaaaaaataaaatatgagtgGGGGACACGACCCCCactttttttcattaaaaatattaaaacccTTCCTTGCCCCTACACACTACACACCTTGGCCGGACTAGgggtgtaaacgagccgagctactcGTGAGCAGCTCGTGAGCAGTTCGGTCCAAGCTCGACTCGAGCTTGATTTGaccgagttcgagttcgagctcgagcatacaatcgagctcgagtcgagctttgacACTATGtgctcgagtagctcgcgagctactcgataaaccatatataaaaaaataaaaaatatatatataaatataatatatataatattatatttatatatttatttatttataatatttatatatttatttattttataatctataatatatataatatttatttatttatttattcatatatttttaatttatatatatataatttttaagctCGTGCTCGAGTATTTGAACTACaaacgagctcgagctcgagcacatattttactactcgatcgagctcgagctcgagtagtaaaatatgagtcgcgctcgagctcgagtagtgtgctactcgagctcgactcgACTCGATAACACCCCTAGCCGGGACACACTACACACCACCATTCGAGCGTCCGCTCTCTCTGACAGTGTTTTACGatatttttgttattatgttttattatactttatttttgaaatcgatttttttttcaaattaaaaataaaaaaaaacccaaaattgggcaattctttttttttaaaaaaaaaaatttaaaaatatgaaagtGGGCCGTTTGATGGGCCATTTGTAATGTAAGGTAATCAAAGCCCATCACGAAGAAGACCCAACTGGGTCACTTTCACTCTTCTCACGAAGAAAGGCCGTAGAACGATTTTGTGATTCTGATCGATTGGAAAATCAAACAATGGTCAATGGAACTGAAGCTTGCTCATCCCCCCAACATCTTCAAATCCTCTGCATTTTTTGACAGAAACTCTACAATATCTTCGCAGGTTATCTTCCCTGTCCTAACTTCATCTTATTCCTAGTTGATGACATTGTTTTCTAAGCATTGGATTGGAGTGGGCACTAAATGAGCGTTTGCCGGAGAAATGCGTGTACTAGTTGTCTAAGAAATTGTAGGAAGATTGGATTGTGAAAAGGAGCTGAAAACTTTTGTGGGTTTTTGTCGTTACAGAGATGTAAGCTTCATCTTCAGCGGATATCTTGGAAGAGTGAAGATAAGAAAAGCTTGGTTCATGTTGTCAAACAGTAAATCCATTTACCTTGATTTGTTACTTGTTTTTTTACCAAAATTGTTGCTTGTGGTGTGATTTATTTACATTTTGCAGAGATGAAAATCTGCCTTCCCTTTCAGAATTGTATGGGATGCCCATTCTTGCTGACAAGGATATTGTGGATGGTAATCTTGTTTTTGAAGGGACTTCTCCTGTCATCACATATGCTCAAGTGGTGAGATTTCTTGAATGCCTATGTTATTGGGGATGGAGATAATAATGTAGCAGGAAGTTGGAGAATAAAAGTTTAAGAGGTTGGGTTTGTGTGGAATCTGTAGAGTAATTGATACTTTGGGGTTGTGATTAAGTTCAGCTATATGTGATTCTTATTATGCTATATCTTGCAACTTCTGAATCTCAAGTTTAGCTTCCCGGTGACTTGGTTTGTTATGAATAGAGTGCGGAAAGTTCAAAATTTTCTTGAAATCAAACTAGTGTTAGAAAACCCCTTTATATTTCATGAATTTCGTTTGAACCACTCTGATATGAGTGTGTAGAGTAAATGGGTTGAGCATATGAGGATTCGAAGTTAAACAAGTTAGTATAGTTTCATATAATTGTAAAAGAAATAGACAAAGAATAGTTATCATAGTATAGTTATTGTAGTACCAAGTATATAAATAAGACAAAGACTCTCATTTGTAATTATCAACTTATATGTCAATGTAAATTTCTACCTCGAAGCTCTCCTAAACTCTACCTAAGTTCAGCTAGATGTGATTCTTACTATGCTATATCTTGCAACTTCTGAATCATTAAGTTCAGCTAGATGTGATTCTTACTATGCTATATCTTGCAACTTCTGAATCTCAAGTTTAGCTTCCCGGTGACTTGGTTTGTTATGAATAGAGTGCGGAAAGTTCAAAATTTCCTTGAAATCGAACTAGTGTTAGAAACCCCTTTATATTTCATGAATTTTGTTTGAGACACTCCTTTGATGTTGTTCAATATCTGGCCAATATGTATACTTCCTGGACATTTAGTTTCTGCCCTGCTACCCATGACCCACTTAAACGTTATGAATTGAGTGTGGAGTGGAAGACTATTGTCAACTCACATCTCATCGGTTGGGCCTAACAAGTAGATGCCACATGCAGCTTAATCAAGTGACTTATGTGATTAGCTATTGTCGCCTTGGCTTGAGAAATCTTTGTTATTGTTTGGTACTTTTGTCTCCTTTCTTATCAGCATCACTGCGGAGGCAGGGAATGGCTTAGAAATAAGCTGTCTAAAACCAGTCAAGACTTGGGATTTCGTCGCAGAGAATGGAATCAGATCATTATTAAGTCATCGCACCATCATTTACTTCGTGTAAGCTTCTTGATTGTACTCATTTTGGGTTCAAGTTTCACTAAATTGTTTTGCGAGTACTATGTCATCAGCGTTTGTGTGCGCACAAGAACGCTAGAAGTTAGTTTCTACCACAACAAACTTGTTCATGTTATCATCAGGCTAAAACCACAGGTTCTTTTCTAGTTCTGGTCCCTCTGGTAGTCTTTTGCATCAGATGCATAATGGTGGCTATTAGAAGTAGAAATGCAAGAGATCTGGGAAATCAAGAACCACAAATTTCGGGAGTTGGTCACCGCATGTCTAAAAGCACGAGATGGAGAACGGCTCTCAGTGAGTTGAGGGATCCAGATGCAATGGATACCGAATGTGAACCAGACTTTGCTGTAAGAGTTGTGTTTTATATCTGATTCTTTCTTTGAAGTACAAATtttgtgggtattttgttgaaATGCTGTGcttcttttatattttttgacAGCAAGTCTTGGAAGACGAGGATCGATCGTATATCCACGAGCACTCTCGTGATTATGCAAAGGTAGAAGATGAGTATCAAAAGTTCCTTACCAAGTGTGGAATGAGTGAATGGGGTTACTGGCGCGGAGGTTCGCCCGAATAGAGTTGGATGTCATAGTAACAAGATTATGGCATCAATAGCTGCTGGTGATTGTATAGTAATAATTAATATCCCTGAAACTTATAAAGTTTCCCCGCATAGAAAATTGTGTCAGATAAAAGTTTGTTGCTTAGTGAGATTTCTTCTAGTATGAAAAGTTTGTAAATAACAATTCTTGAAGATAGCAAGCGGTGTTTGAAGTAATATTTAAAGAGACTAATGGAAAATCAGCAAAACAAAGCAAgtctgaaataaataaaaatgaacaGCAAATACATTTCAACGGACATTGCGAGCTTTCTGTTCCTGGCCTAGTCCCAGTGATTTCTGTGCATCTGCGATACCTTGGGGATCTGCAAAGTTGGAATTATATCtttagaaagaaagaaaaatgagataataataataataaaataaagaaagtgAGTTACCGAAAAATTGAGTGAAAATCCTGGTGAAGAAGGTCAAATTGCGGGAAACATTATAGGCCATGGGCGGAGGAAGAGGTTTGACGAGGGTATCGATACTAAAAACTCGTTGAAGGAACtggaaaacaaagaaaagaaaattttaatatttatttagcAAAGGAAAGAATTGAATGGGAGTTATGTATGTTAGTTGGTTGGTACCTGGAAGTTGCGGTGGAAGCTGTATCGTAGCTCGGGGTCGATTTCCGTGGGGGAATCGTGGTGGATGGAAGAGTTTTTGTTGGGTGCGGGGACGTGCATCGTAGGAGTGGAGCCTGGTTGGCTGGTGACTTTGAGCCTCGCGTCTTTGAATTTCTCTTCATCGCTTTCCACTCTCCATGGGGCCGACGTCAGCAGCTCTTTCTTCGTCTTCTTCGCCATTCTTCAATTCTATTTCATTTATCCATCCAACTCTCTGTGAGTGAGCGAACGAGCgaacaagatatatatatatatatatatatataataaaaaaaacaaaaaaacccaAAACCAAGACTCTTAGAGGCTGTTACGACGTCGTTTTAAGTGATTCGaatcttattatttttaatttaatttaattattcttCATTTTATTCCTTTGGATCTCTTAGGCCTAAACCCTCATCATAATTTCcgtcaattattattattattattattattattatttacataTATCGAATCGGATAGTTGGGACTGTTTATCGCCTTTCTCCTTTCGTGAATCAAGCAAAGCGTCTGTCTACACACCGACCCTCATTTTGCGTCTTTCTACTTGGGACTGACTGGTTTGAGTTGCTACTGACGTATGGTGGTTTGTTTCGTGCTTTATTGTGAGTTCTCTCATTCTCTGTCTCTTTGTTTTACTGATTTTATTATCTGTAGATTCATAAATCTTGCCATGCCCCCTTATACTGAACGTTAATACTGGAAATAATCACTAAATTGTGATGTTTGTCCATGTATTCTTGTCTCTTTTCGTGAGAATCAGTTGTGACTGAACTGATGCAACTATGTTCTAACAAAGTGACTGGAACATTAATCTTGATATacttagggagtgtttgcaatagattgtgcttttgtggaattgattaatttatagattataaaaaagttaagaaaaatcaaaagttggtagtgctTGGAAACAAActtgaaaatctaaaaattacaGTTTCGTTGTGTTTGATAAACAAGTGATTAGACTGATTTTAGCTGGAGAATCATAATTACCACATGattagcttttggatttcaattaagttaaacataagctaacacacacaaaaatgatttttttaagtcaaaagctaacaatcacttttttttagtgattgcaaacactctctTAGTATTCTACACCTCTTTTGCTTACTATGGCTCGAAATTTATACATTGTGCATTGTAATTACACTTGGTAGACGTTGTTGATTCATTAAAATGGAGTCCTTCCATTACAATGAGCCGTGGAATTAAAAATTCCCCCGGACATTTTGAGTGGACTTATCTAGTTATGTCGTTAAAATGGAGTCCTTCCGTTATAATGAACCATGGAATTAAAAGTTCCCCCGGACATTTTGAGCGGACTTATGCAGTTATGTTAAAAATTAGAAATTTGAATCCGTCAGGAATTATTTGTTTGGTCCAAACAGTTTCTATTTGGAATAAGTCAGTTTTCCACTCTCTAGACATTTAATGTTGTTCctgcatattttttttcatcCCCAAAATTGCTTCTTATACTATTGGTACCGTTTGGTTCATAGGATACGATaactaaaatatataatataaggaTGATTATAAAATGAAATATGTGGGATAATTAATATAACGTGATAAATTATGTACTGTTTGGTGTGATTTTTATTTGGTTTATTAAACTAATATTTTGTCTGAATTGTCCAATATACCCTCCTgccaattttattattattacgaAAGTTCATGGTTCTTTATGTTTCTGATTTCCTTCTATTGCAGTCACAAcctttttattttacttgtttttcccttttctaaattttttatttcattcttaaTTAATTAAGGAAGAGAACAAAGAAGAAgcattttctttttaaaaaatatagataCTAGAAGGTTTCTTTTCCAGTAACAGTGTGAATCTTTTCCATGGCATATATTTTGAAACCCAGTTTAAAATGAAGATTTTAGGTAGAcagaatatttatatttattttagctatatatttaaattgatttggtAACATACCATGCTGCTAATACATAGTTATTATTGTCTCGCATGTGGATTTGCTGATTCATATGATTTTTTATAGAGGCTATAAAACTGTTTTGATATAGGTTGTGTATTTTATGTTTGCATCTAGATTTATGCTGTAGTAAATTGTGGGTGTCGTTGGCTTAGTATAGATCTGGAAATTTTTATCTGTGGATTTGGTGATTTCTTTGCTGTTCTTGCGATCGGTTGTAAGCTTTTTTGATAGAGGCTGTATGTTTGTAGGTTTTACTCACTCTTACTGTAGTGTTTTAATTGCTTCAAATGCTT
Proteins encoded:
- the LOC140879768 gene encoding uncharacterized protein, producing MELKLAHPPNIFKSSAFFDRNSTISSQRCKLHLQRISWKSEDKKSLVHVVKQDENLPSLSELYGMPILADKDIVDGNLVFEGTSPVITYAQVHHCGGREWLRNKLSKTSQDLGFRRREWNQIIIKSSHHHLLRAKTTGSFLVLVPLVVFCIRCIMVAIRSRNARDLGNQEPQISGVGHRMSKSTRWRTALSELRDPDAMDTECEPDFAQVLEDEDRSYIHEHSRDYAKVEDEYQKFLTKCGMSEWGYWRGGSPE
- the LOC140879769 gene encoding uncharacterized protein is translated as MAKKTKKELLTSAPWRVESDEEKFKDARLKVTSQPGSTPTMHVPAPNKNSSIHHDSPTEIDPELRYSFHRNFQFLQRVFSIDTLVKPLPPPMAYNVSRNLTFFTRIFTQFFDPQGIADAQKSLGLGQEQKARNVR